A genomic region of Chaetodon auriga isolate fChaAug3 chromosome 11, fChaAug3.hap1, whole genome shotgun sequence contains the following coding sequences:
- the dhx32b gene encoding putative pre-mRNA-splicing factor ATP-dependent RNA helicase DHX32: MAQDITSLTGEDSFEGGSPCCSDTDALSQGDKEYDDILELNQFDGLPYSSRFYKLLRERKELPVWKAKCDFMDTLGKAQFVSVSGSARTGRSSQIPQWCAEFCLSVQFQHGMVVCTQTHTQQAVDLALRVADEMDVNIGHEVGYSIPLEMCCTNDTVLRYCTDDVLLREMMSDPLLERYGVVVMDQAHQRTVATDVLQGLLKDIALQRPELRVVLLTAVEPESKQLAHFTGAAVPLIRLENPGAGEAVYTSTGDSYFCSALRLVLEIHHSEEEGDVVVFLVTKQEIDLAHNILCHERHSLPPDLGELLPIAVHPGQPGNLPVHGEEETDRTRRVFLTSSPNEDFFWAVNSISFVIDAGLEKRYVYNPRIRTNSVIIQPVSKGQAKSRKQLAGPTGKCFCLYPEDRQLPVQTRPHIVESDITSTVLFLKRMEIAGLRHCDFIDRPDPGGLMQALEELDYLAALDNDGNLSEMGIIMSEFPLEPQMAKTLLASCEFDCVSEVVIIAAMLTAPTCFAVPSVDLKPEATQCHMKFQHPEGDHFTLINIYKAFKQCQQDPYCDVERWCQDFYLNHAALLMADALRVELTDTLKRIELPVSVPAFGSRSNTLSIKRALLAGFFMQVARDVDGSGNYFILTHKHVAQIHPLSGYRAKSPKMGLPEWVLFHEHSFSEDNCLRTVTHITPEQFIQMVPQYFFYNLPPSESKDILQNILNHGASQYQEEKPPASQEEPQDDQTYDRCVIQ; this comes from the exons ATGGCGCAGGACATTACCAGTTTAACTGGAGAGGACTCTTTTGAGGGGGGATCACCCTGTTGTTCAGACACTGACGCTTTGAGTCAAGGAGACAAAGAATATGATGACATTCTGGAGCTTAATCAGTTTGATGGACTGCCTTATTCCTCCAGGTTTTACAAATTGctgagagaaaggaaagagcTGCCAGTGTGGAAAGCAAAGTGTGATTTCATGGACACGTTGGGCAAAGCGCAgtttgtcagtgtcagtggtTCTGCTAGAACTGGGAGGAGTTCTCAA ATTCCCCAGTGGTGTGCTGAATTCTGCCTGTCAGTCCAGTTCCAGCATGGCATGGTGGTTTGCACCcagactcacacacagcaggcagtaGATCTCGCCTTACGAGTGGCTGATGAGATGGATGTCAACATTGGGCATGAAGTTGGGTACAGCATCCCTTTGGAAATGTGTTGCACTAATGACACAGTCCTCAG GTACTGCACAGACGACGTGCTCTTGAGAGAGATGATGTCAGACCCTTTGCTTGAGCGCTACGGTGTGGTCGTCATGGACCAGGCCCACCAGAGGACCGTAGCCACTGATGTTCTCCAGGGTCTGCTGAAGGACATCGCCCTGCAGAGGCCGGAGCTCCGTGTGGTCCTCCTGACAGCTGTTGAACCCGAATCCAAACAGCTAGCCCACTTCACCGGGGCAGCGGTGCCTCTGATTCGCCTGGAGAACCCGGGTGCGGGGGAGGCGGTGTACACCAGCACAGGTGACAGCTACTTCTGCTCCGCTCTCCGTCTGGTGCTGGAGATCCACCACTCTGAAGAGGAAGGGGATGTGGTCGTGTTTCTGGTGACGAAGCAG GAGATTGATCTGGCCCATAACATCCTGTGTCATGAGAGGCACAGCTTACCGCCTGACCTGGGTGAGCTCCTACCCATTGCAGTGCACCCTGGTCAGCCTGGGAATTTACCAGTCCatggggaggaggagacggacCGGACCCGCAGAGTATTCCTCACATCCAGCCCAAACGAGGACTTCTTCTGGGCTGTTAACTCCATAAGCTTTGTCATTGATGCTGGGCTTGAGAAAAGATAT GTGTACAACCCCAGGATCAGAACCAACTCAGTCATCATTCAGCCAGTCAGCAAAGGTCAGGCCAAGAGTCGCAAACAGCTGGCAGGTCCAACAG GcaagtgtttttgtctgtaccCAGAGGACAGGCAGCTTCCTGTCCAGACACGGCCGCACATTGTGGAGTCTGACATCACTTCCACTGTGCTGTTCTTGAAGAGGATGGAGATCGCTGGACTGCGCCACTGCGACTTCATCGACAGGCCAG ATCCTGGAGGCCTAATGCAGGCCTTGGAGGAGCTAGACTACCTGGCAGCTCTGGATAATGATGGCAACCTGTCTGAGATGGGCATCATCATGTCCGAGTTCCCACTGGAGCCCCAAATGGCCAAGACTCTGCTCGCCTCCTGTGAGTTTGACTGTGTCAGCGAGGTGGTCATCATTGCTGCCATGCTAACAG CACCGACTTGCTTCGCGGTTCCCTCTGTGGACCTGAAGCCAGAGGCGACCCAGTGCCACATGAAGTTCCAGCACCCAGAGGGGGATCACTTCACCCTCATCAACATCTACAAGGCCTTCAAACAGTGCCAGCAGGATCCAT ACTGTGATGTGGAGAGGTGGTGTCAGGATTTCTACCTGAACCACGCTGCTCTGCTGATGGCTGACGCTCTTCGTGTCGAGCTCACCGACACTCTGAAGAGGATCGAGCTGCCTGTCTCAGTGCCCGCCTTTGGTTCCCGAAGCAACACCCTCAGCATTAAGAGAGCCCTGCTGGCAGGTTTCTTCATGCAG GTGGCGCGCGATGTGGATGGATCAGGGAACTACTTCATCCTGACCCACAAGCATGTGGCACAGATCCATCCTCTGTCTGGCTACAGAGCCAAGAGCCCGAAGATGGGCCTGCCGGAGTGGGTGCTGTTCCACGAGCACTCCTTCTCTGAAGATAACTGCCTCCGCACTGTAACCCACATAACACCGGAGCA GTTCATTCAGATGGTACCACAGTATTTCTTCTACAATCTGCCGCCTAGTGAGAGCAAAGACATCCTCCAAAACATTTTGAACCACGGAGCTTCTCAGTACCAAGAGGAGAAACCTCCAGCCTCCCAGGAGGAGCCTCAGGACGACCAGACTTATGACCGCTGTGTCATACAATGA
- the edrf1 gene encoding erythroid differentiation-related factor 1, which translates to MSASAGDKEPGTPLDNAKEDLGGPTCTGENSRHDSAACTGYSEIKSCAVVKYSAAPPPTSYALLQEKTDLKLPPANWLRESPQLGSAGTTILGSSSKSKPFSSFGMAYDFIDCIGDDVDVVSDSENIKKLLKIPYSKSHVSMAVHRVGRTLLLDELDIQELFMRSSQTGDWTWLKDFYQRLIDQKWQRKKKSKEHWYQKAILSKFLYYSINGDGAAEPVPNNLNEGEEENGAEEFTSTWPTTFTSTSDAEESDAPKQESVSMDSKFALGQVTSVPKEQNLPMLFNEGENSQGLRNDFVRNIMWTFEDIHMLVGSNMPIFGGGRYPAVSLRLRDNNKPINILTGIDYWLDNLMCNVPELVMCFHVNGIVQKYEMIKTEDIPHLENSTFSTRVVKDIAQNILSFLKSNCTKEGHTYWLFKASGSDIVKLYDLTTLCEEAEEEKCQNPFTLPVAVLLYRVASNLMLKARQNRKHYGTIRTLLLNCVKLLDEERHPQIIASAHYMLSELFQLDEPPQEDGGESLRAGGSEDSYSDEDREEEEEEEEAELMEDSDENSSYSSQDDSKAVAVIRSVGELSVPEKYKSTHQIRPSCAFPVSQDKEEKCRHVLSYVLKGLKAVDGTIKKESDLPAADPNTPIPLKYEDRSAIGACAAETGISLLLERVGPLQADQKHPTRSGMIPGSWQHSMKLQLFLKASKAYYVLSDAATNLLKYGRALRYIKLSLQCYDAYCSVSGTLHKQVLLFHSQCLSLCGDIQLMLAQNANNRAAYQEEYSYQTKEDQEILHSLHRESSCQAFNMAADLAMDPEYQLFVSSKCYEAAYELLVSEVLKDHASDQLAQVLKRLGNIRNEMGVYYMNQAAALQTEKEVKKLVSAAEQEMWKKSFAFFEKGMKDFEAIGDSTNTALLLCNTGRLMRICAQAHCAISVNLSRGEFTPEEALYYNKAIDYYLRAMKSLGSRESHSAVWDSVNWELSTTYFTLATLLQDYAPLSRKAQEQIEREVTEAMMKSLKYCDLQTESARQPLYQYRAATIHHRLASMYHSCFRNQVGDEHLRKQHRSLAELHYSKAVCLFLSLKDAPCELLRTLLERVAFAEFTMAGQSSSAAKLKSLTGAVEIMTETRHAFQLIHNELQEEQMELSEPKSAESAESPDVSSGPISGLNLQEVMKLIGVFEPSFSFLLLQLIKLMTTMKRKPSNKDEEALKTYKNVYSKLLRAEKNAPLLSRVELHIELLQQLTLHTVTATHS; encoded by the exons ATGAGCGCATCAGCTGGGGACAAGGAGCCTGGGACCCCCTTGGATAATGCAAAGGAGGACCTCGGTGGACCCACCTGCACAGGAGAGAACAGCAGACAC GACTCTGCAGCATGCACAGGATACAGTGAAATAAAGAGCTGTGCTGTGGTCAAGTACTCTGCCGCCCCACCTCCTACCAGCTATGCTTTGCTGCAGGAGAAGACAGACCTGAAGCTGCCTCCTGCCAACTGGCTGAGAGAAAGCCCGCAGCTGGGCAGTGCTGGCACCACTATATTAGGATCCAGCAGCAAGAGCAAGCCCTTTTCCAG ttTTGGGATGGCTTATGACTTCATCGATTGTATCGGGGATGATGTCGACGTGGTGTCAGACTCAGAG AACATCAAGAAGCTTTTGAAAATTCCCTACAGCAAGTCCCACGTCAGTATGGCTGTTCACCGCGTGGGGAGGACCTTGCTTTTGGACGAGCTGGACATTCAAGAGCTGTTCATGAGATCCTCTCAG acAGGAGATTGGACATGGCTGAAAGACTTTTACCAGCGGCTAATAGATCAGAAGTggcaaaggaaaaagaagagtaAAGAGCACTGGTATCAGAAAGCAATCCTGTCAAAGTTCCTCTATTACAG tATAAATGGTGATGGGGCTGCAGAGCCTGTACCAAACAACCTGaatgaaggggaggaggagaatggGGCAGAGGAGTTCACTTCTACATGGCCCACCACCTTCACCAGCACGTCTGATGCAGAAGAATCAGACGCTCCCAAGCAG GAAAGTGTTTCTATGGACAGCAAGTTTGCTCTGGGTCAAGTCACGTCTGTACCCAAAGAGCAAAACCTCCCTATGCTCTTCAACGAAGGGGAGAACAGTCAG GGTTTAAGAAACGACTTTGTGCGGAACATCATGTGGACATTTGAGGATATCCACATGTTGGTTGGGTCCAACATGCCTATTTTCGGAGGTGGTCGCTatcctgctgtcagtctgagactCAG GGACAACAATAAACCGATCAACATTCTGACAGGTATTGACTACTGGCTCGACAATCTGATGTGTAACGTACCAGAACTTGTCATGTGCTTCCACGTCAACGGCATTGTTCAG AAATATGAGATGATAAAAACAGAGGACATCCCACATCTGGAGAACTCGACGTTCTCCACGAGGGTGGTGAAAGACATCGCTCAGAAcatcctctccttcctcaaGTCCAACTGCACCAAAGAGGGTCACACCTACTGGCTTTTCAAAG CTAGTGGGAGTGACATCGTGAAGCTGTATGATCTCACTACTCTGTGTGAGGAGGCTGAAGAAGAGAAATGTCAGAATCCCTTCACTCTTCCTGTGGCTGTGTTACTGTACAG AGTTGCCAGCAACTTGATGCTGAAGGCGAGACAGAACAGAAAGCACTACGGCACAATCAGAACTCTGCTCTTAAACTGCGTCAAACTTCTGGATGAGGAGAGGCATCCCCAG ATCATTGCCTCAGCCCACTACatgctgtcagagctgttcCAGCTCGACGAGCCTCCCCAAGAAGATGGAGGGGAGTCGCTTCGGGCTGGCGGCTCAGAGGACAGCTACAGCGAcgaagacagggaggaggaggaggaggaagaggaggcggagctgATGGAGGACAGCGATGAAAACAGCTCCTACAGCTCACAGGATGATAGTAAGGCTGTGGCTGTGATCCGCTCTGTAGGGGAGCTCTCGGTCCCAGAGAAATACAAATCCACTCACCAGATCAGA CCAAGTTGTGCTTTCCCTGTTTCTcaagacaaggaggagaaatGCAGACACGTCCTGAGCTATGTACTAAAG GGGCTGAAGGCCGTGGATGGCACCATAAAGAAGGAGAGCGACCTCCCAGCTGCAGACCCAAACACACCCATTCCTCTCAAATACGAGGACAGAAGTGCAATCGGTGCCTGTGCTGCTGAGACAggcatctctctccttctcgAAAGAG TGGGGCCATTGCAGGCCGACCAGAAGCACCCAACACGCTCAGGGATGATCCCCGGCTCGTGGCAGCACagtatgaagctgcagctcttcctcaAAGCCTCCAAGGCCTACTACGTCCTGTCTGATGCAGCCACTAACCTGCTGAAGTATGGGAGAGCTTTACGCTACATCAagctgtctctgcagtgttacG ATGCCTATTGTTCAGTGAGCGGTACACTGCACAAGCaggtgctgctgtttcacagccagtgcctgtctctgtgtgggGACATCCAGCTGATGTTGGCCCAAAATGCCAACAACAGAGCAGCTTACCAGGAGGAATACAGCTACCAGACCAAAGAGGACCAGGAGATCCTGCACAGcctgcacagagagagcagctgccAGG CCTTCAACATGGCAGCAGACCTGGCCATGGACCCGGAGTACCAGCTGTTTGTTAGCAGTAAGTGCTACGAGGCAGCGTATGAACTCCTCGTCTCTGAGGTTTTGAAAGATCACGCCTCGGATCAGCTGGCTCAGGTGCTCAAAAGGCTGGGAAACATCCGCAACGAGATGGGAGTCTACTACATGAACCaggctgcagccctgcagacTGAGAAAGAGG TGAAGAAGTTGGTGTCcgcagcagagcaggagatgtGGAAAAAGAGTTTTGCCTTCTTTGAGAAAGGCATGAAGGACTTTGAAGCCATTGGGGACAGCACCAACACAGCCCTGCTGCTGTGTAACACCGGCAGGTTAATGAGAATCTGTGCTCAGGCCCACTGTGCCATCTCTGTAAACCTGAGCAGAGGGGAGTTCACACCTGAAGAGGCCCTCTACTACAACAAG GCCATAGATTACTACTTACGGGCTATGAAGTCGCTAGGAAGCCGAGAGAGCCACTCAGCGGTGTGGGACAGTGTAAACTGGGAGCTGTCCACTACTTATTTCACTCTGGCTACACTCCTGCAGGACTACGCCCCGCTGTCCAGGAAGGCCCAGGAGCAG ATCGAGCGGGAGGTGACCGAGGCGATGATGAAGTCTCTGAAGTACTGTGACCTGCAGACTGAGTCGGCCCGTCAGCCGCTGTACCAGTACAGAGCCGCCACCATCCACCACCGCCTGGCCTCCATGTACCACAGCTGCTTCCGCAACCAG GTGGGGGATGAACACTTGAGGAAGCAGCATCGGAGTCTGGCGGAGCTCCATTACAGCAAGGCTGTCTGTTTGTTCCTCAGCCTCAAAGATGCACCCTGTGAGCTGCTCCGCACGCTTCTGGAGAGGGTGGCTTTTGCTGAGTTTACTATGGCAG GTCAGAGCAGCAGCGCGGCTAAGCTGAAGAGCCTGACCGGAGCAGTCGAGATCATGACAGAAACTCGCCATGCTTTCCAGCTGATTCATAacgagctgcaggaggagcagatggAG TTGAGTGAACCAAAGTCTGCTGAATCAGCAGAATCTCCTGATGTGTCCAGTGGGCCCATCTCAGGACTGAACCTCCAGGAAGTGATGAAGTTAATTGGTGTGTTTGAGCCAAGtttctccttcctgctgctgcagctgatcaaaCTGATGACGACGATGAAACGGAAACCAAG CAATAAGGATGAGGAGGCATTGAAAACCTATAAGAATGTGTACTCCAAGCTGCTGCGAGCTGAGAAAAACGCACCTCTCCTCAGCCGCGTCGAGCTCCACATagagctcctgcagcagctgacccTGCACACAGTGACGGCGACGCATTCGTGA
- the LOC143328557 gene encoding uncharacterized protein LOC143328557 yields the protein MGSWRNHVRAGLQRRDVTEKLPYVGVFTSLSQLEERFEIRKEILDDVQSKSLERGGVDAGKNTGLLQFQLRESEHLAEKLSQTVSDLTTVLYLKEAELQYWQSRVSHYHQEALTLAKGSKTLKATLSDFEFTIECQSKELAALQAEQKRLKQALAEAWREKEELLQRWMEVKEEEADRMNKYNDIQERWQRLAKQLKKHLRREMGKEDQ from the exons ATGGGAAGCTGGAGGAATCACGTGCGCGCTGGGCTGCAGCGCAGAGACGTTACAGAGAAGCTGCCGTACGTCGGCGTTTTCACCAGCT tgtctcaGCTGGAGGAACGTTTTGAAATTCGCAAAGAAATTCTGGATGATGTTCAGTCGAAGAG cttAGAACGGGGTGGAGTTGATGCTGGGAAGAACACCGGGCTCCTTCAGTTCCAACTGAGAGAGAGTGAACACCTGGCGGAAAAG CTGTCTCAGACTGTCTCCGACTTGACCACCGTCCTGTATCTTAAAGAGGCTGAACTTCAGTACTGGCAGTCACG TGTGTCCCACTACCATCAAGAGGCACTAACTCTGGCCAAAGGGAGTAAAACCCTGAAAGCGACCCTTTCAGACTTTGAGTTCACCATAGAGTGTCAGTCCAAAGAGTTGGCAGCGTTgcaagcagagcagaaaagatTAAAGCAAGCGCTGGCCGAGGcttggagagagaaagaagaactCTTGCAACGATGgatggaggtgaaggaggaggaggcagacaggatGAATAAGTACAACGACATACAGGAAAG GTGGCAACGTTTAGCCAAACAGCTGAAGAAGCACCTCCGCAGGGAAATGGGAAAAGA ggatcaataa